From the genome of Gambusia affinis linkage group LG04, SWU_Gaff_1.0, whole genome shotgun sequence:
CCAGGGGAAATTCATAGTTTAGTGTTTACCTTAgctgcatcacacacacactgtctttCACAGACAGCTCTAgtgcacaaagaaagaaaggactGCTTGGACTCCTTAACCTCAGAGTTGAATTCTAATTTCTGAAGGAGAGAGTAGAAAGTTACTCTCAGGTTCATGCTTTGCCTGATCGGTTATACAAATGAAGAATTTGGGAGcgagagcaaaaagaaagaattaggcactttaaaatgtttgcataacGAGCACCTTCTCGACGTTCTGgttctcttcttttttaatcacCTGCGCTCTCCAGACCACCTACACCCTTCTTCATGATCAGATACCGGACCAAAGGGTTGATGCATGATCCAAGGAATTAATCTGCTAAAGCCTGATTGCCATTACTGCCATGCGATTATGCACCTTGATTACTGAGCCCACCCCAAGGACCATGACGTGCCCGGGTGCACATTTCAAAGGTGCGCATAAAATTATGCGGTGATTACCCCTACAATGGATCAATCCAGCACGAGAATGAGACTGTGCAGCCATATAGACTGTCTCAAGTAGGACTGTGATTATTAATAGGTGCTTGAGGTGACCTGATATCTGAAGCTCAAGCCGTTAAGACTGCCTATGATCTTTCGcataagcaaataaattaattttcaaacattcTGAAAAAAGTCATTATTGGATTATTGTTGTAGAGGTAGAATTGTTTGGAGTTCAAGCATGCACAAAAGGGATGCTTCACCGACAGCTGAAGATGCACTTGTCGTTCCTAAAGTAGACTTCAGAGGTTTTAAGGCAGAACAGTGATGGACAGACTCTAAGGAGAACAATATGTTTCACTGATGCATTTCAATAAGTCAGAATATCAAAGAAAAGgttgtttatttcagtaattctgTTCAAAAATGGAAACTAATATATCATGCAGATTCATCCCGCGcgcacacaaaaacacacaataataTATTCCACGTCTTTATCTTTGTGCTTATGGACAGCAATTCAtaagttttaatgtttatgGAGTCAATATTTGATCACTTCCACAGAATAATGCATATGTTTGCTGTGGTATGAAAGCAGTCGATCTGTGGCTCTGCTGATCCAGGTGTTAAGGACGTCTAGGTTACATAAATAGCAGCTTTCagctcatttttgttgttggatCTGTTGTGTCTTATCTTCCTGTTGCCAGTGAACTATAGACTCTCTGTGGCGCTCAGGTCAGGTCACCTTGCTGTGCCAATCAGTTCAGCGCTGTGATTTCATGGTTGTTACAGCAGATTTGTGTACCTTTGGCAGTGTGGGCAGgtgccaaataaaaacaacatctccATAAAGGTTCTCTGCAGGAGGAGGCATGAAGTGGGCAACATTTTCTAGTTTCCTCTGCTGACTTTAGACATGAAGAAACACAGTGGAGGATCACTAACTGATCATGTCACCCCTAAATCATCAAAGCTTCCCACCAGACCCCCAGTAACTAGATGTATAGCTCTCTCCACTATTCTTCCTGACTCCAAATGCTGAATTTGCTTTCATttggaaaaagtaaatttaGCAAGAGACTAGTCCCTTTTTTTCTTGGCCCATGTATGACCCTAAAATGTTCTGATTCAGCAGTGGCTTCACAcaaggggtaaaaaaaacagcttcataTCATGTCTTGGAAGTGTCTATGTGTGGTGGCTCTTTAAGATTTAACTTCATCTAAAGTTCACACTGTATTTGTCTCTTCCTCTCAATTCTCCATTAAAATACTTGGATATAAAACTCTAAAAGTAGCAGTTTTACCCATAATTCCTTAACCTAACCTTTTCTTCATtagaaatcatattttattagcATTATATATTGAATGTacatattcagattttctttagatGTAAGTCACATGTTTCATCTTGTGTGTAAGACCAATATAACGTATCACTTTTACAATTTGGAATTAAATGAGgaataattaactttttgatgatattctaaCTGACTGAGATGCACCTACATGTGTCAAACTATGATCtcacagatatttatttttatattcatccAGAAATCCCTGAAGATCAAATGTCCAGTGTCCATTGAAATGGAcacatatttacattatttataacCTCTCTGTTTTATGGGTTAATTTTCCAAATgtgtttaatgtaaaacatgaaGATGTGGCTGTGTGTTTTATCGTTTAGGAAAAAAATTCAAGCAAGCATAACATGTAAGCACCCATCATTTTGTAGTGACACTTATCCTCTGCTATCAGGTCCATGTAATCCTTCTCTCTCAtgtttatgaattaaaaaaataataatcctgaGAGAAAGTGGTGCAGTAGATAAAAAGGCCAATTGACTAATTCAAAAGCAATCCAATATCAAACGATTTCTGTGGATTAGGCAGCACAGAAGTGAAATTACATCTGTTCATCTGTTTCTCCCTTGTTGCTTGTGAAACATATgattcagacagacagactaCCTCGGATAAACACCCTGTTGCAACATCTCTAATGTTAACATCTTAGCATTAGTAATGCCTTGGCAAAAGATTTAATGGACTTCATATGCCACCATTCGCAGCGATCCACTTTCTTAGAGAGCCTGGTTCTCAGCGCTCCTGCAAAATTACTTAATGGCTTCAGGTATTTTGCATATCTACAGGAGCAAAAGCCATAAATGTCACTCTGCTGAAAGGAAATGATTTATGTCTTTTGTCTCTATCAGGGGCTTTTGTTAAAACAGGGTAAACATATACTGCCGTACCGCAGATACATCAAGGACCATTTACTGTATGCAAATGTGAATTTGAGCTCACCAAATGTACAATTGCAGAAATTCCATCAGTAGCCAGAGTTCAATGCCTCTTCAGTCTTCAAGTGTGCGGATAATGGTCACTGTGACTGCACATCGCTGCAATTCAAAATCTCATCTGCTCCATCACTGGGAAATGTTTGCCACTAAAATAACACAGATAAAGGCAGCGCCTGTTGATGCCGGTTGGGCTCTGTGCTATTGTAGGAGATGATGAATGATAGACAGCAGAAGATGGGTACATACTATTCACAGTGCTCCATGTGGCAGCTTGCATTTTCACACTGGTACAGTATGTTTGTCAGCTACAGACAGCTCTGGCACTTACGCACTGACGTGGGCAAGCAGTGCAGTGTTCTGCCAGCCGACTGCGTCACGGACACATGCATGTTCTACGTACCACCGTGGAGACACTCTTAAACATGCCTGCATGAGCTGCAGGGACAGATTGGAAGGTCTTGACAtcgaaaagaaaagaaaatgatgcaaaacaaaatagaaaccCCTTTGAATAATTGCCCTAAAATCTCTTGCAGGTACACTTTACAATAGAACTGTGTGCTGGAACATatatagtgccttgcaaaagcgTTCCCATAGctttaactttaaactttaCCTCCTTTTGCTGCCCTTAGCAACCACGAAGCTCATGATGTGGCTCTTCAGACACAAAATTTCCctgtattatttaaataaagtatcgGACATGTACAATAGGACACAtagtttttcaaattgtttctaaaaagatttgttttgcaAGCTACACATAGTGTCTGTGAGCATAAGCTTTCATGTGTAGTAAGATGTTAACTTTTACTTGACCAGTGTAAGACAAACAAATGCTTGGATTTAAACTGCACTGTTTTAGATCTGGCATTTTGCTTGGGGACATTGTTTTGCTTCAAGGCTAACTGTAACCTTTGTCCTAAGTGTGTTTCAGCttctaacaagttttcttccatgACTGTCCTGTACTTTACTCCATCCATTCTTATGTCAAGTctaataaagcttttttttttcttgcacaaagGTACATTTTGTCAACAGAAACCAAGCTCGtgctcaaaaaacaaaaatgtgacaatGTGCTCTGATATCTGAACAGCTGAGAAGTGATTGGGGTTCATGAAATGGGCCCAAATTTTCTTGTGAAACACAaactttcttgtgtttaaaTTTGGACAGAATCTTTGAgctaaaatgtctcaaaaatgaCCTGAACTTTCCAGTCTGAAATAGTTTTTACAAAGGCATGCATGGATGTTCAATGTTTGGAGGGTTGGCTTCAGCTCTATTCTTGGCCAGGCTGTCAGTTTCGGTGGACGGCAATGTCTTGCTAGATTTGCTTTTGAACGagtaaatcagattttatccagggtatcagagtaaaggttGGTGCCgcacttttgagattttaatgTATCAATCTCCTTCATTTTTATAATGATGCATTGATTTGTGTTAGCCTATTacagaacaaaactgaaaatgtatgcAAGGCCTTGTAGCTTAAATACACCAAATAAAAGCCCATGGtactgattctttttttttttcactcagctTTTAAGTTCCAGAAGAGACCAAAGCACATATATTATTACCTGCATTTACAGGAATCCAAGCGCAGTTTTGACAAGAGGAAATGAATCGAGCAGGAGCTTCAGATCGTTTCCCTGACAGGGCAGGAAAACGTCCTGATTAACAAGATCACAGAGGCAATCACGGTGTTACACCAAGAGAGAATctttgagaaattaaaatgaattcacATGAAATGCGTCTCCGCTCTGTGAGTCACAGAGAGGAGTAGTGTTGTCTAACGTTGGGCCAGCAGTGAGGAGCCACAGGTGGCCTGTTCTAATGTGTATTTTGGGAAGTGACACACTGATGAATGGAGCTGGAACAGGGGGCTCTCTGAGCGGTGTGGCACGGATTGGAGTGAAGTGATAGCAGGTAACTATAAGcaagcttttgttttgctttttcaagaCACACACAAGAAgcttccagatgtttttttattttttttattttattcataaacttttaataaaaataacaacatcgATATTAATGTAATATATTGTAGAAATCGTCTATGTACAAAATCTTTTCTTGAACAGTTAATATAACTTAAGGCGAgttaaattacatgtttttgcaATAACCTGTTGGTGACAATTTCACCAAAcgcttcaacatttttattggatgtgctttttttacctctttttttttttttttttttttttttttttttgctaaagtgaacatttcagcaaaacagTACCTTCAGCAAAAGATACCAGAAGTCAAAAACCCTTCTACAGTCTAACAAAGACTCGCAGCAATGTGTGCTACCGGATTACTCAAAAGCAATGTTTATGTGGTTTGCTAGGAACTTCTAGCTTGCCTGAATGTAATTCTGTACAAACTGTAAACACGCCTAATTTGCTGAAGTACATATCCGCATTTAAAATCAAGATCAACAATTCGGTGAGACAGCACTCTCTATCTTAGCAATAAAAGAATGATGTGTGAAAAGGGTTTTTCTCATATCaaattgtaacatttaaaatattgttactAAATAATAgccctccaaaaaaaaagagagaaagagagagagagagaaaaaaaaaatcaagacattATTTATGATTGAGAATACATTTCACCTTAGGATTAATTGGCAAATATACACTTAAtctataaaaatacaaagaagtaCAGtgatacaaatatatttatttcccaTTTATAATATATCTTTCACAACTGTAATAATCCAAACAATTGTAACACAACACAAAGaccagtgacaaaaaaaacattgacggTAAAATGATAAGAAtaagataaaaacactaaactgATCAAAGATGAACAGCTTCATGGTCAAAACCATacattcatgtaaaaaaaataataataataataataacaaaaacaaaacaaaacaaaaaaaaaaaacacccttcACTTTACTGCAATATGTGAGGGGCTAAGGGTGGCTGATATTTCAGTCAagggaaagaaaacattgaaacaaacatgcattttgCTTTTGAAGAAAACATAGGTTAAAATCATTGCTCTACGAAtgctaaaagcagaaaataaggaATCTGTAAATGGAAATAGTCATCATTTATAATCTAAGTGCAATCCAACCATGGCTCTGAGGCAAATGGAGGCTGGAGCTGTCCAGATTCAAGAGGTGCTGAAGCAGGCCAGCCATGCAGTGCAGAACACAGAGGCTTTGCCACCTCTGAAAGTTGAAGCAACAAGTCCCTGTTGGTCTGCTGCCGACCTGTGCAGCTTTGGCATGGCTGCAGAAAGTCAGCAGCAACATACTGTAAGgctcttttcctcctctctgctcctctttaaaaaaaacctctgaggtTACAGACTGATTTGCAAAGCAAAACCGACTCAGGCTGACTTCTTCTTTCAACATCTTATTCCCCccgaaaaaacaaaaaagaccaagggggtgggggggtcaTAACTTTCATATCCCCTCAGGAAGACTGAACGGCCATGCCCCGGTGGTCACCTGCGgctttatttccattttttccttctgcttcaggTGAACGCGTCCGTGCCGCTTCCTCTCGTCGCTGCGGGCGAACCTCTTGCCGCACACGTCGCAGGAAAAGGGTTTCTCCCCGGTGTGAGTCCTGGTGTGGGTCGTGAGGTGATCGCTCCGGCTAAAGCTGCGCAGACAGATGCGGCACTGGAATGGCTTGTGGCCCGTGTGGATGCGGATGTGCCGGTTGAGCTCGTCGGAGCGGGAGAAGCGCCGGTCACAGCTCTCCATGGGGCAGGTGAAGGGCTTCTCCTTGGCCGGGCCGTGGGAGGAAGCCGCGGGGCTCTTCCTCGCCCTGCTGCCGGGGGGCTTCGCCGTGCGGTTGGTGTAAGTTTGCGGGAACGAGTCCGGCAGCAGGGAGGAGTACAGGATGGAGTCTATGGTGCTGGGTAAGGTTGGAGATGTGTAGAGAGGGTCGCACTGGTTTGACGGCTGTGGAGGCTCTGGGTAGGGCTTCAGGCCCATAGTTGGTGGAGGTGGAAGGTAATTATTGTAAAGGGGGCTGGAGTAACTCTGAGAACAGGTGTCAGAGAAACAGGGCTCCTGCTTGATGCCCCCCTCCACTTTAAACTCCATGTCTGGATTGGGGCAAATTGGGGGAAAGGTCTCCAAGAGGTCCTTGACGTCCATTTGCTGATCAGGCGGGAAGTCATTGGACATGGGGAATGTTTCTGTGTGGAAAGTGGTCTCCAAACAGTCAGACTTATTGTTAAAGCTCCCCCACTCATAGCAGCTGCTTTCAAACTCGTTCTTAACCACAACGGGGAAGGAAGCGGCTTCCGACTTTGGTTCTGGCTTCTTCTGGAAGCCGAACTGGGAGGTGGACGGGTCTTGGTGGGCCTGGCCATCTTGCGGGGTTTGGTCTGGATCGGGTCCAGAACAGGTGTATGACTGCCTCTTCGAGTCTCCGAAGCCGCCGGAGCTGCTTTCCGGAGGCCCGGGCGAGGGGTAGTTCCCCCGGCTGCAGTTGCCGTTCTGTTGCGCCTCTGAGAGCGGCAGCGTGGATATGCCCACGATCTCGGTGATCATGTTGAGGAGTGTTTCGGTGCTGCAGGGCGCTCCCTGAGATGCCTCAACATAGAAGCTGCCGGAGTAGGcgagcgaggaggaggaggaggaggtgtaTGCGTCTTTTGGGCACTCGCAGTGGTTGAAAGCGTACTCCGAGTTGGAAGCCTCAGTTTTTAGGGTTGCAGGGGTTCCTTCTGTTGAAAAGggggggaagagagagagaacttAATTATATATAAgaattatatattaaaaaacgCGTCTTATATAAACGTGTTTATGTCTCATTATAAATCCCGACTCGACAAAAGTCTCACTCCTCTCTGAGAATACTCACTATCTACATATTTAACGCCATGCACAGAGGGGTTTATTAACCAGCAACTCACCGTGGCCAAACTGGGCAGGTACCCCCCGTTCTGCATCGACGAACACCTCTTGGTTACTGTCTTTCCTCACGCTGTTTTCCATTCCCAGGGAAGAACTGTTGCAATTCTCAAATTGAGGATAAAAAGAATCTTTCGCGTTCAAATCCATATTGTTCAACATAATGATGCACTTGAGAAGTCCGTCTCTcccagggggaaaaaaaggataaaaaaaaataacaagaagaagaggaaggggGGAAACAAATAATGTAGATCACCGTTTTATATCCACCCACCTTTTAAAtggcttttaaaacaaatgatccAAAGCagtgagaataaaaaagaaattcaattaaagGTATTCCGTTTCGTCTCCGGTCCTCGGTATTTGCTTGCTGTGGGTTTCACATCAGCGACTTCCCCTTTCTCTCCTTATATACACTTTGGCAGCTCCCTCGGACCCTCCTCCCCATTCATCGGCTCCAGTGAGAGGATTCCCCGCTGCGTGTAAACTTCATGCCCATATGTGGACAGAGGATGTGACGGAGTCCCCCacttctccctccctcctcctgctGTACGGGGAGATAGGAGAGAGATGGAGTCTGACGTTGCAACAAGTGGCGGCCACTGTTGGTATTTCTCGCCACAGAAAAAGACGAGTCTTCTCTAATAAATGATCACTATTTGCATTGTTACAGCCTCTGAGACAATGAAATAGCTTAAAATATCATTGTAAAAAGCAggttatttaaaacatttctttactcTTTTACACTTAGATGAGATTACCTTTCAGTCGTCATCTGCTCAGTAGCGTCCACTTGTTTGTGATGTATTCTCTGTATGGGTTtggctgttctgtgaaggcctcaaagGTTTGTCAGCGAGCATTAGTGAAGAAACATCGTGAAGATTAAGGTAAGAGACAAAGTTTTGGAGAAATTCAAGGCAGGTGAATGATAAACCAAGCTTTGAAGATCTCATAGAGTTCTGTAGGAAGATAGAAAGAGTGGGGCACAGCTGTGAAACAACCACGATTTGGAGAAGCAGACAAGAGTCTCATGGTATCGTCGAGTCTGCTGAGAAATTAAGCGCTGAACTCTCAATCATTTGAATATAGTTTGAAGGTAAACCTCTGCTCCAGTTTGAAGTCTTTCATAGCCcctcaaaggtttttttttttattgttgtttttcttttttttgtcaggactactttttatttaacttgaaAAGTTATAGTTTATCTTAACTTTTCGATAACATGAATCCATTGAGCAGAACCCTTTAAATATTACTGTGGGGTCAATACATTATTTGAATTataatctgtttaattttgttgtttgtgatcTGCATTTTGATCGGAAATTACCATGGTGTGTGTTGCATGGACCTCCTTGCCAGGCcatctttctgaaaaaaatttaaatctcaaTGGGACTTTGTCAGGTTAATTTATAGTTTCAAGAGGAGAAGACAAAATTAAAGAGAATATTGTGCACTCTTTGAATCTGGACACTTGAAGGAATTGCGAGTGAAAAGCCACTGTTAAAGGAGGACTTGTTTAAAGTTGGCCTAGAAGGGAACACATCAAACGCCCAAGGAGGTGATCTGATCAGACAAGAAGAAAACCGAACCTCTGGTCTACATTCAAAAACCTGAAAACCTGTTCATGACAGAAAACCAAGACTGGACATCTTCCTGAACACACATCCCCCACACAGTAAAATGTTACCGCTGTGGCTATATGCTTCTTTTCTGCTGGGATTGGGAACCTGGTCAGTGTTGATGGGAAAATAATGGAGATTATTACACATGAAAGAAAGGATGTCAGTTGctaaaaagggggaaaaaagaaataaaaattacgAGAATAGCAGTAGGCTTCACCTTCAAGGAGGACAAAGGTCAGACGATCCAAATATGAAAATCTGTTAGAGATATGCAGCTTTgattgcagcaaaaggtggttctaTGATGTATCGACTGCATATAAATGCTTGTCACACTTGCTCATGGATCCCTTTCCTCACACCTTCTAAGTATGCACTATTTTATGTCAGTATGtcacaaaaaatcccaataaaacaaataaaataaacctggGGCCCAGGTAGATATCAGCCCCAGGCGCTTTACAGTATTTTAGTGTTGATGTAATCATTACTGAGGAGATTTATGGGGATTATAGTGTAAAGATTAGCCTCCAAGTTGCTTTTTTATAGTTCTGAAATGACTCAGCATCCAGCCTTCAGTTCACAAAAACAGTTGCCAGGTTGCAGAAGGATGGCAAGAATAGAAAAGCAAGATTAAAAGTCTCACTACAACTGAACCATCACGCCATAGAGATGCCTATTATTTTACATGTCATAAACATAGCATATACAAGGGCAAAGTAAAGCCACTGGGTGAAATACGTGGATCATCTTTACCTGGACTGTCAGAGAAATGTTATTGCAAGCAATATGGAGAGAGTGTCTGCAGTTGTATTTGCCTGACGTTGCCTACAGTGTTTGAAATGTGGATACCACACAATAAATGgatacagaaataattttattgaggAATCTGCAAGGGAACACGCAGAATGTTTAAACTCATACCTTTAGATGTATcaaaatatagaataaacaaactcagaaaatgatCATCTCAAAACATTGTGTTCAGTGCCTTGTAGAAGTATTCATAGCCCTTTAACTTTCTCCCATCCtgccacacattttcagtcaaatGTCAGTATTGTCCTGCCTAAGGTGAATCTCTGCCTCAAGTAGCCTCTTTCAAGTTTTCCTCGAGGATTTAACTCAATGTCACGGGTTGTGGTAAATGTCTGACCCACACGTAGAGACACCGAGTAACAGTTTAATTGTTTAAGGATTTTATTCACGACAGTAAATGTTCTCTGTTCTGCATGTTTGATGGAATCAGTGGGGTTTTCAGGCAATGGCActgaaaggaaggaaaagggACAATGTTCATGGGGCAGTATTCTTTTCCAAGcccattttaaagcacaatcaagTTAACCGCGTTATATTTTGCTTTGTACTAATGGCACTGCAGACACCTAAATTTTCCTTGCTTGGGTGTGTGGAAGGTTCTGTGAGCACCACAGGTACAAAAGGAGCAGAATGGCTGTTAAACAGGAAACAgtcatcaatatttaaaatggttttgaGGAAAATATGTTGCTCAACCCTGGTTTGTATGAATGGCTACTAGGGTCATTTTACTATAAAAGACTTTACACTTCAAAAAATCTGATGATCCATGTTATTGTAAGAGTGAAAATTGgagttatgaaaatgtaaaatgttttggaaatgttttattgtgaaaggctCCCCGGAAGGAAGTTGGGGGGAAGAGCGAACGTTGGGTTACGGTAACGGCTGGGTAGCggagaagaaattaaatgttcgaCATTGAGAAAGAGCTCAATTGTTTCTGTGGATTATTCTACAAAGGAGAATCACAGTACTTGGATACCCACGAGTCTTACATTATCTGTGCAGTTCAATGAGATCTTCAgttaaattaaagctgaagGGAGTAAATGGAGCgagataaattaataaaagaaagagatCAAAAGACCAACTAAACAAGAAAATCCAACGCTATAATAATATTCTAGCACCTGTTAGGGTGTTTGTAagcataagagaaaaaaaaaaaaaacatgttggcaCCAATTACACATTTCCGAACCACCTTTAGTCCAATTCACAGTTTCCCTCCTCTGTCTTCATTCCTACAATCAGCCAGACTTCGGTTCCTAGATGCATCTCAGCACTTTGCCACTTCAGACAGTCCACTGcctaaatttattttctccaattcATTTCCCCCTCAAGGTGCTGCTGGAAATTGTGGTGGCCTTCACGATCAGGGAGAGTGGCTGCAGAGCCAGTCTGAATGAACCCTTGGCCTTTAAAAGCATGGAAGGGAGTCGATAACACCCCTGAGGTGTTCAGTGGTTGAACCCAACTGTTCACATGACATTTCAACCCCCccaaagcagtttttttcctttctatttAGCATCTGTTGCCAGGTGCACTCCGTGGTCACACTTCCTATTACAAAAAGTCGATACTCTTTCATAGGATGCGGCTCTCTGCAGCAGACCTCTTGCACCGGCTGGAGGTTCAGGACCGCGGATAGCGCCGGTGCTGCATTCAGCCGTGTAATCACACATGAACCAGCAGGACACAAACCCtttgcttttttcattttaaactcaaTGGCTCCTGTCATTCTCTGCTCAGGCAGACTGCATTATTCTGTGTTAAATCAATTCAAtccaaaagtacaaaacaaacacattcctGGACTCAACCTGTGAGCAAGTATTATATATACACAttcagatatatatatctatctatatacaCATATAACTGTATATATAATATAGATAAATAGATTTGTAAAAGAATTACATCTTTAAATTTCCGCTGTTCTGCTGTTgaacagacagaagaaaaaaaacaacatttatttggaCTCCTGAACATAAATTAgacttatttttagtttttctggttATTCTGAGTTTTGGATGCAaaagaataattataataatagaGGTTTGTTTATATTAATTTCTGGATAAATTGTTGCCTCTTCTTtcttagatttgtttttatattgtttatgtcCTTTTAACTCttcttccagtttctttttaaagtctgcTCAGCTGTGAACACAACAGTTTTACCCCAGTCACATGAAATAAGTCTATTTTGCtataattgtttttctcctatatatatatatatatatatatatatatatatatatatatgtgtgtgtgtgtgtgtgtgtgtgtgtgtgtgtgtttagataTTAATTTTCCAAATGTATTGCATAAAAGTAATGCATTTATTTGTCTATTCAtcagttttacatgtttttagaGCCTCCAAAAGGAAAATTGCTCAATAATCAGGCAAAGTTTTGTCTTAAAGTGACATGAAGTCTCCATGAAATAATTACACTACTGAATAACCCCATCGCAATTCTGGTCCTCAGGCAGTGATCACTGGTCCTCAGGAACTAAAACATGATTTAGTTGTTTCCCCTCTGCCACACACCAAGCGTCTGGCGTGCAGAAGAGGTCATGCAACGATTTAAATCAGTGGtacctgaggactggaattgagaaacatgGCCCAATAGAGATCATACAAATAATCCTGACCACAGTTTTTCAATAATAGACTATGagtacacatttttttaaacacgtTTCATGTTCTTACAGAGTCATGctgatttgaaatatttagatatgACAGGATGGTCTCTTCTGGAACTGTCAATGCAATTCAGGGAGTATAGAAAATGTAGGAATGTTTTACAAACAGTCATCTTAGAATTGGACTCAAAATTGCCCTGATAACACGtataaaatagttattttccTTATTCTTTTGCCAAAAGCAACCTACATTTACAAGCTACATGAATGACAAATGTAACACTattaacaatatattttcaaacAAGAAGCTGTTGTCAAAATCAGTCAATTTTATGCAGAATCtttattcagaaacaaaacagtgttGAATCTTTTCAGAAATGTGCAGCCTAACAGAATAAGAAGACATCAGTGAAGATGATCACACTATAATCAAAACGCTGCGAAGCAAACAGCATCTTACATTCCAGGTTTTGTTATCAGCTTGTATTGGTCACTGCACCATATAGACAAGGACCTTAATAGTGAATCACACAACTTTAGAATCAGCTCAACTCGGTGTTACATCATTTCCAGAAACAGAGATCCAGCATCAGAGGCATCAGGAATGTTACGTTGCCTGACTTAGTCACTTTAGCGTGTCCTAAAATTAAAGAC
Proteins encoded in this window:
- the LOC122829916 gene encoding early growth response protein 1-B; amino-acid sequence: MLNNMDLNAKDSFYPQFENCNSSSLGMENSVRKDSNQEVFVDAERGVPAQFGHEGTPATLKTEASNSEYAFNHCECPKDAYTSSSSSSLAYSGSFYVEASQGAPCSTETLLNMITEIVGISTLPLSEAQQNGNCSRGNYPSPGPPESSSGGFGDSKRQSYTCSGPDPDQTPQDGQAHQDPSTSQFGFQKKPEPKSEAASFPVVVKNEFESSCYEWGSFNNKSDCLETTFHTETFPMSNDFPPDQQMDVKDLLETFPPICPNPDMEFKVEGGIKQEPCFSDTCSQSYSSPLYNNYLPPPPTMGLKPYPEPPQPSNQCDPLYTSPTLPSTIDSILYSSLLPDSFPQTYTNRTAKPPGSRARKSPAASSHGPAKEKPFTCPMESCDRRFSRSDELNRHIRIHTGHKPFQCRICLRSFSRSDHLTTHTRTHTGEKPFSCDVCGKRFARSDERKRHGRVHLKQKEKMEIKPQVTTGAWPFSLPEGI